The Camelus ferus isolate YT-003-E chromosome 4, BCGSAC_Cfer_1.0, whole genome shotgun sequence genome has a segment encoding these proteins:
- the TOPORS gene encoding E3 ubiquitin-protein ligase Topors isoform X1: protein MLKVGILLLRGTILTRHRSSFSCSAVLLRDKGSQQPPGSPLSREEGEAPPAPAPEGRRRSRRVRLRGSCRHRPSFLGRRELATSAPAGPAPASSEIMASAAKEFKMDNFSPKAGTSKLQQTVPADASPDSKCPICLDRFDNVSYLDRCLHKFCFRCVQEWSKNKAECPLCKQPFDSIFHSVRAEDDFKEYVLRPSYNGSFATPDVRRFRYRTTMTRERSASVYSPSSAMNRRTTTPPDSGVLFEGLSISGRPRDGEIPPFMRQIAVRRPATADERSLRKIQEQDIINFRRTLYRAGARVRNIEDGGRYRDISAEFFRRNPACLHRLVPWLKRELTVLFGAHGSLVNIVQHIIMSNVTRYDLESQAFVSDLRPFLLNRTEHFIHEFISFARSPFNMAAFDQHANYDCPAPSYEEGSHSDSSVITISPDEAETQELDINIATVSQAPWDDETPGPSYSSSEQVHAAMSSLLNTSDSSDEELVTGRATQMQGVQTNEDLNNDSDSSSDNCVIVGFVKPLAERTPELVELSSDSEELGSYEKMETVKTQEQEQSYSSGDSDVSRCSSPHSVLGKDELVNKGHCDSGTRIRSKKEEKRSTSLSSPRDLSSSIRGDRVYSPHTRRHKRRARSRSSDSRSQSRSGHDQKSRRKHHGKKRMKSKRSRSRESSRPRGRRDKKRSRTRDSSWSRRSQTLSLSSESTSRSRSRSSDRGKIRSRSRNRDRYYLRNNYGSRYKWEYTYYSRNKDRDSYESSYRRRTLSRAHYSRQSSSPECRIQSFSERTNARKRNNHSERKYYYYERHRSRSLSSTRSKTASTGLDRVRNEKPGGKRKYKTRHLEGMNEVAQPSREFASKVKESHYQKSSSKLDGNCKNESDSFSDSRSSDRETKRKRRKRRTRSLSVEIVFEGKATDTARHHKKKKKKHKKKHKKHHGDSASRSPVVITIDSDSDKDSEVKVDTGCDLRGPQDPLQNEFVASSLEPFETKDIVTIEDEFGVLGKECDINTLNNLNNANKTVDNILPQTASIEQTLDVREESAFASDLENQSSDVSIQTEPSRHLPSPRTSLMSVSLGRDHDMS, encoded by the coding sequence aTAATGGCTTCAGCCGCTAAGGAATTTAAAATGGACAACTTTTCACCTAAAGCTGGCACTAGCAAATTGCAGCAGACAGTACCAGCTGATGCATCTCCTGATTCTAAGTGTCCTATATGCTTGGATAGATTTGATAATGTGTCTTACTTAGATCGCTGTTTACATAAGTTCTGTTTTCGCTGTGTACAGGAGTGGTCAAAAAACAAAGCTGAGTGTCCACTGTGTAAACAGCCCTTTGATTCTATTTTCCATTCTGTGAGGGCAGAAGACGACTTCAAGGAGTACGTCCTAAGGCCTTCGTATAATGGTTCTTTTGCTACCCCTGATGTTCGCCGGTTCCGCTATCGGACAACCATGACAAGGGAACGAAGTGCTTCTGTTTATTCACCTAGTAGTGCCATGAATAGAAGAACAACAACTCCACCAGATAGTGGAGTACTGTTTGAAGGGTTAAGCATTTCAGGAAGACCTAGAGATGGTGAAATTCCTCCTTTCATGAGACAGATTGCGGTAAGGAGGCCAGCTACTGCAGATGAAAGATCTTTGCGGAAAATTCAAGAACAGGATATTATTAACTTCAGGCGAACTCTCTATCGTGCTGGTGCTCGAGTTAGAAATATTGAAGATGGCGGACGCTACAGGGATATTTCTGCTGAATTTTTCCGTAGAAATCCGGCTTGCCTTCATAGATTGGTGCCCTGGTTAAAACGTGAACTCACAGTTCTGTTTGGAGCTCATGGATCTCTAGTGAATATTGTCCAGCACATCATCATGAGCAATGTTACTCGCTACGACTTGGAAAGTCAGGCATTTGTGTCTGATTTAAGGCCATTTTTACTTAATCGGACTGAGCATTTTATACATGAATTTATCAGTTTTGCTCGATCTCCGTTTAATATGGCAGCCTTTGATCAGCATGCTAATTATGACTGCCCTGCTCCTTCATATGAAGAAGGCAGCCATTCTGATTCTTCAGTCATAACAATATCTCCAGATGAAGCTGAGACCCAAGAACTGGATATTAACATAGCCACTGTTAGTCAGGCACCATGGGATGATGAAACTCCAGGACCATCTTATTCAAGCTCAGAGCAGGTACATGCTGCCATGTCTTCCCTTTTAAATACATCTGACAGTTCAGATGAGGAACTTGTAACAGGAAGAGCCACTCAGATGCAAGGAGTACAGACCAATGAGGACCTAAATAATGACAGTGATTCTTCTTCAGATAACTGTGTCATTGTTGGGTTTGTTAAACCACTAGCTGAGAGGACCCCAGAACTTGTTGAACTGTCCTCTGATTCTGAGGAGTTAGGATCTTATGAAAAAATGGAGACAGTGAAGACACAAGAGCAAGAGCAGTCTTACAGTTCTGGTGATAGTGATGTCAGTAGATGTTCATCCCCACACTCTGTGCTTGGAAAGGACGAACTAGTAAATAAAGGGCATTGTGATTCTGGTACAAGAATCAGAtcgaagaaagaagagaaacgaTCTACATCTTTGTCCTCTCCCAGAGATCTGAGCTCATCCATCAGAGGAGACAGAGTGTATTCCCCACACACCCGCAGACACAAGAGGAGGGCAAGATCCAGAAGTTCCGATTCACGTTCCCAGAGCAGGAGTGGGCATGATCAGAAGAGTCGTAGAAAACATcatgggaagaaaagaatgaagagcaaACGATCCAGAAGCAGGGAGAGTAGCAGACCTAGAGGTAGAAGAGACAAAAAGAGGTCAAGAACTAGAGATAGCAGTTGGTCAAGAAGAAGCCAGACTCTGTCTCTAAGTAGTGAAAGCACAAGCAGGTCAAGATCTCGTAGCAGTGATCGTGGTAAAATAAGATCACGGAGCAGAAATAGAGATCGttactatttaagaaataattatggAAGCAGATACAAGTGGGAGTATACTTACTATAGCAGAAACAAGGACAGGGATAGCTACGAGTCATCTTACAGGAGGAGGACTCTGTCCAGAGCTCATTATTCCAGACAATCTTCAAGTCCAGAATGTAGAATTCAGTCCTTTTCTGAAAGAACAAATGctaggaaaagaaataatcacaGTGAAAGGAAATATTACTACTATGAAAGGCATCGATCAAGGAGCCTGTCTAGTACTCGATCAAAGACTGCATCTACAGGCCTTGACCGGGTGAGGAATGAAAAACCTGGCGGAAAGCGAAAATACAAAACTCGGCATTTGGAGGGTATGAACGAAGTGGCTCAACCATCTCGTGAGTTTGCTTCTAAAGTGAAGGAAAGTCATTACCAAAAATCTTCATCAAAATTGGATGGAAACTGCAAAAATGAGAGTGATAGCTTTTCAGACAGCCGATcatcagacagagagacaaaacgcaagaggagaaagaggaggaccCGGAGCCTAAGTGTAGAGATAGTTTTTGAAGGGAAAGCTACCGATACAGCTAgacatcataaaaagaaaaagaagaaacataagaAGAAGCACAAGAAACACCATGGTGATAGTGCTTCTCGTTCCCCAGTTGTGATTACCATTGACAGTGACAGTGATAAGGATTCTGAAGTAAAGGTGGATACAGGATGTGACCTTAGGGGTCCTCAAGACCCTCTACAAAATGAATTTGTGGCTTCTTCTTTGGAACCATTTGAAACTAAAGATATAGTTACAATAGAAGATGAATTTGGTGTCCTGGGCAAGGAGTGTGATATTAACACACTTAACAACTTGAATAATGCCAACAAAACTGTAGATAATATTCTACCCCAGACAGCTTCAATTGAACAAACTCTTGATGTAAGAGAAGAGAGCGCCTTTGCCTCTGATTTGGAGAACCAGTCCAGTGATGTGTCTATTCAAACTGAGCCATCAAGACACTTGCCATCTCCACGGACATCTTTAATGTCAGTGTCTCTTGGTAGAGACCATGATATGTCTTAA
- the TOPORS gene encoding E3 ubiquitin-protein ligase Topors isoform X2, with protein sequence MGSQQPPGSPLSREEGEAPPAPAPEGRRRSRRVRLRGSCRHRPSFLGRRELATSAPAGPAPASSEIMASAAKEFKMDNFSPKAGTSKLQQTVPADASPDSKCPICLDRFDNVSYLDRCLHKFCFRCVQEWSKNKAECPLCKQPFDSIFHSVRAEDDFKEYVLRPSYNGSFATPDVRRFRYRTTMTRERSASVYSPSSAMNRRTTTPPDSGVLFEGLSISGRPRDGEIPPFMRQIAVRRPATADERSLRKIQEQDIINFRRTLYRAGARVRNIEDGGRYRDISAEFFRRNPACLHRLVPWLKRELTVLFGAHGSLVNIVQHIIMSNVTRYDLESQAFVSDLRPFLLNRTEHFIHEFISFARSPFNMAAFDQHANYDCPAPSYEEGSHSDSSVITISPDEAETQELDINIATVSQAPWDDETPGPSYSSSEQVHAAMSSLLNTSDSSDEELVTGRATQMQGVQTNEDLNNDSDSSSDNCVIVGFVKPLAERTPELVELSSDSEELGSYEKMETVKTQEQEQSYSSGDSDVSRCSSPHSVLGKDELVNKGHCDSGTRIRSKKEEKRSTSLSSPRDLSSSIRGDRVYSPHTRRHKRRARSRSSDSRSQSRSGHDQKSRRKHHGKKRMKSKRSRSRESSRPRGRRDKKRSRTRDSSWSRRSQTLSLSSESTSRSRSRSSDRGKIRSRSRNRDRYYLRNNYGSRYKWEYTYYSRNKDRDSYESSYRRRTLSRAHYSRQSSSPECRIQSFSERTNARKRNNHSERKYYYYERHRSRSLSSTRSKTASTGLDRVRNEKPGGKRKYKTRHLEGMNEVAQPSREFASKVKESHYQKSSSKLDGNCKNESDSFSDSRSSDRETKRKRRKRRTRSLSVEIVFEGKATDTARHHKKKKKKHKKKHKKHHGDSASRSPVVITIDSDSDKDSEVKVDTGCDLRGPQDPLQNEFVASSLEPFETKDIVTIEDEFGVLGKECDINTLNNLNNANKTVDNILPQTASIEQTLDVREESAFASDLENQSSDVSIQTEPSRHLPSPRTSLMSVSLGRDHDMS encoded by the coding sequence aTAATGGCTTCAGCCGCTAAGGAATTTAAAATGGACAACTTTTCACCTAAAGCTGGCACTAGCAAATTGCAGCAGACAGTACCAGCTGATGCATCTCCTGATTCTAAGTGTCCTATATGCTTGGATAGATTTGATAATGTGTCTTACTTAGATCGCTGTTTACATAAGTTCTGTTTTCGCTGTGTACAGGAGTGGTCAAAAAACAAAGCTGAGTGTCCACTGTGTAAACAGCCCTTTGATTCTATTTTCCATTCTGTGAGGGCAGAAGACGACTTCAAGGAGTACGTCCTAAGGCCTTCGTATAATGGTTCTTTTGCTACCCCTGATGTTCGCCGGTTCCGCTATCGGACAACCATGACAAGGGAACGAAGTGCTTCTGTTTATTCACCTAGTAGTGCCATGAATAGAAGAACAACAACTCCACCAGATAGTGGAGTACTGTTTGAAGGGTTAAGCATTTCAGGAAGACCTAGAGATGGTGAAATTCCTCCTTTCATGAGACAGATTGCGGTAAGGAGGCCAGCTACTGCAGATGAAAGATCTTTGCGGAAAATTCAAGAACAGGATATTATTAACTTCAGGCGAACTCTCTATCGTGCTGGTGCTCGAGTTAGAAATATTGAAGATGGCGGACGCTACAGGGATATTTCTGCTGAATTTTTCCGTAGAAATCCGGCTTGCCTTCATAGATTGGTGCCCTGGTTAAAACGTGAACTCACAGTTCTGTTTGGAGCTCATGGATCTCTAGTGAATATTGTCCAGCACATCATCATGAGCAATGTTACTCGCTACGACTTGGAAAGTCAGGCATTTGTGTCTGATTTAAGGCCATTTTTACTTAATCGGACTGAGCATTTTATACATGAATTTATCAGTTTTGCTCGATCTCCGTTTAATATGGCAGCCTTTGATCAGCATGCTAATTATGACTGCCCTGCTCCTTCATATGAAGAAGGCAGCCATTCTGATTCTTCAGTCATAACAATATCTCCAGATGAAGCTGAGACCCAAGAACTGGATATTAACATAGCCACTGTTAGTCAGGCACCATGGGATGATGAAACTCCAGGACCATCTTATTCAAGCTCAGAGCAGGTACATGCTGCCATGTCTTCCCTTTTAAATACATCTGACAGTTCAGATGAGGAACTTGTAACAGGAAGAGCCACTCAGATGCAAGGAGTACAGACCAATGAGGACCTAAATAATGACAGTGATTCTTCTTCAGATAACTGTGTCATTGTTGGGTTTGTTAAACCACTAGCTGAGAGGACCCCAGAACTTGTTGAACTGTCCTCTGATTCTGAGGAGTTAGGATCTTATGAAAAAATGGAGACAGTGAAGACACAAGAGCAAGAGCAGTCTTACAGTTCTGGTGATAGTGATGTCAGTAGATGTTCATCCCCACACTCTGTGCTTGGAAAGGACGAACTAGTAAATAAAGGGCATTGTGATTCTGGTACAAGAATCAGAtcgaagaaagaagagaaacgaTCTACATCTTTGTCCTCTCCCAGAGATCTGAGCTCATCCATCAGAGGAGACAGAGTGTATTCCCCACACACCCGCAGACACAAGAGGAGGGCAAGATCCAGAAGTTCCGATTCACGTTCCCAGAGCAGGAGTGGGCATGATCAGAAGAGTCGTAGAAAACATcatgggaagaaaagaatgaagagcaaACGATCCAGAAGCAGGGAGAGTAGCAGACCTAGAGGTAGAAGAGACAAAAAGAGGTCAAGAACTAGAGATAGCAGTTGGTCAAGAAGAAGCCAGACTCTGTCTCTAAGTAGTGAAAGCACAAGCAGGTCAAGATCTCGTAGCAGTGATCGTGGTAAAATAAGATCACGGAGCAGAAATAGAGATCGttactatttaagaaataattatggAAGCAGATACAAGTGGGAGTATACTTACTATAGCAGAAACAAGGACAGGGATAGCTACGAGTCATCTTACAGGAGGAGGACTCTGTCCAGAGCTCATTATTCCAGACAATCTTCAAGTCCAGAATGTAGAATTCAGTCCTTTTCTGAAAGAACAAATGctaggaaaagaaataatcacaGTGAAAGGAAATATTACTACTATGAAAGGCATCGATCAAGGAGCCTGTCTAGTACTCGATCAAAGACTGCATCTACAGGCCTTGACCGGGTGAGGAATGAAAAACCTGGCGGAAAGCGAAAATACAAAACTCGGCATTTGGAGGGTATGAACGAAGTGGCTCAACCATCTCGTGAGTTTGCTTCTAAAGTGAAGGAAAGTCATTACCAAAAATCTTCATCAAAATTGGATGGAAACTGCAAAAATGAGAGTGATAGCTTTTCAGACAGCCGATcatcagacagagagacaaaacgcaagaggagaaagaggaggaccCGGAGCCTAAGTGTAGAGATAGTTTTTGAAGGGAAAGCTACCGATACAGCTAgacatcataaaaagaaaaagaagaaacataagaAGAAGCACAAGAAACACCATGGTGATAGTGCTTCTCGTTCCCCAGTTGTGATTACCATTGACAGTGACAGTGATAAGGATTCTGAAGTAAAGGTGGATACAGGATGTGACCTTAGGGGTCCTCAAGACCCTCTACAAAATGAATTTGTGGCTTCTTCTTTGGAACCATTTGAAACTAAAGATATAGTTACAATAGAAGATGAATTTGGTGTCCTGGGCAAGGAGTGTGATATTAACACACTTAACAACTTGAATAATGCCAACAAAACTGTAGATAATATTCTACCCCAGACAGCTTCAATTGAACAAACTCTTGATGTAAGAGAAGAGAGCGCCTTTGCCTCTGATTTGGAGAACCAGTCCAGTGATGTGTCTATTCAAACTGAGCCATCAAGACACTTGCCATCTCCACGGACATCTTTAATGTCAGTGTCTCTTGGTAGAGACCATGATATGTCTTAA